In a single window of the Elaeis guineensis isolate ETL-2024a chromosome 6, EG11, whole genome shotgun sequence genome:
- the LOC105060034 gene encoding uncharacterized protein, which yields MGICTSCEAVAVAPTATAKVVLPDGELREYDRPVSVAHVLQKDPSCFVCDADVMEFDGFVSAVGADEELRPGNIYFLLPKTMLKHPLHAEDLAALAVRASAALMKAATAGDRIRKGAVVAPLVFDVGPVEAAAIGGGVPAAAEERRQPNKRGRGIGRKFMPDLGAIPE from the coding sequence ATGGGGATCTGCACCTCATGCGAGGCGGTGGCGGTGGCGCCGACGGCGACGGCGAAGGTGGTCCTCCCGGACGGCGAGCTCCGGGAGTATGACCGGCCGGTTAGTGTGGCGCACGTGCTCCAGAAGGACCCCTCGTGCTTCGTCTGCGATGCCGACGTCATGGAGTTCGACGGGTTCGTCTCTGCCGTCGGTGCCGATGAGGAGCTCCGACCGGGGAACATCTACTTCCTCCTCCCGAAGACAATGCTGAAGCACCCGCTACACGCGGAGGACCTGGCCGCTCTCGCCGTCCGGGCAAGTGCCGCGCTCATGAAGGCTGCCACCGCCGGGGATCGGATCCGGAAGGGAGCGGTGGTGGCGCCGCTTGTGTTCGACGTCGGGCCCGTGGAGGCCGCGGCGATCGGTGGCGGGGTTCCAGCGGCGGCGGAGGAGAGGAGGCAACCTAATAAAAGGGGGCGTGGCATTGGGCGTAAATTTATGCCAGATCTGGGTGCAATTCCGGAGTAG